Proteins from a genomic interval of Salvelinus alpinus chromosome 7, SLU_Salpinus.1, whole genome shotgun sequence:
- the gabrp gene encoding gamma-aminobutyric acid receptor subunit pi: MIPTHPLTFLTLGMVLTQSGCMLPESHHWEDSNGSQLHPTIQKLMKGYNRYMRPNFNEGPVEIGMSLDIASIDAISEINMDYTATIFLRQRWRDSRLVFPGNESVSVDGRLVSLLWIPDTFIPDSKRSFLHDVTVENRLIRIFSNGTVLYALRITATIACNMDLTKYPMDRQVCTLQLESWGYNLQDVIFYWTRGNDSVKGLDTLRLAQYSVESYYTSVSEAVYETGLYPKLVLHFALRRNVLFFILETYAPSTLLVVLSWVSFWISQSSVPARTCIGVTTVLTMTTLMMGARTSLPNANCFIKAIDVYLGICFTFIFGALLEYACAHFCTVQHQTVGDIHRELLQEFDDSNRNGTMPVVSSSQPNQVLELGSTQKDLVDQSGTSVNEAEATEKKPGKGCGLTSFRNASRRAVSVFSVENPHNIDRHARTVFPLTFLAVNVFYWLYYLFI, from the exons ATGATACCTACCCACCCTTTGACCTTCCTGACCCTGGGCATGGTCCTAACTCAGAG TGGATGTATGCTCCCTGAGAGTCACCACTGGGAGGACTCGAATGGCTCCCAGCTGCATCCCACCATCCAGAAACTAATGAAGGGATATAACCGCTACATGAGGCCCAACTTCAATG agggCCCTGTTGAGATTGGGATGAGTCTGGATATCGCCAGCATTGATGCCATCTCAGAAATCAATATG GACTACACAGCCACTATCTTCTTGCGTCAGCGTTGGAGGGACTCACGGCTGGTGTTCCCAGGGAATGAGAGTGTGAGTGTGGATGGACGACTAGTCTCCCTCCTCTGGATCCCAGACACCTTCATTCCAGACTCCAAACGCTCCTTCCTGCATGACGTCACTGTGGAGAACCGTCTCATACGGATCTTCAGCAACGGGACCGTTCTCTATGCTCTACG AATAACAGCGACCATCGCCTGCAACATGGACCTGACCAAGTACCCAATGGACAGACAGGTGTGCACCCTGCAGCTGGAGAGCT GGGGCTATAACCTACAGGATGTAATCTTCTACTGGACTAGAGGGAATGACTCAGTGAAGGGTCTGGACACACTGCGCCTTGCCCAGTACAGTGTTGAGAGTTACTACACATCTGTTTCTGAGGCTGTCTATGAGAcag ggcTGTACCCGAAGCTGGTGCTCCACTTTGCTCTGCGCAGGAACGTGTTGTTCTTCATCCTGGAGACATACGCCCCTTCTACTCTGTTGGTGGTGCTCTCCTGGGTCTCCTTCTGGATCAGCCAATCATCTGTCCCCGCACGCACCTGCATCG GTGTGACCACAGTGCTGACTATGACTACTCTCATGATGGGTGCCCGTACCTCTCTCCCCAACGCCAACTGTTTCATCAAGGCCATAGACGTGTACCTGGGCATCTGTTTCACCTTCATCTTTGGGGCGCTGCTGGAGTACGCCTGCGCCCACTTCTGTACCGTGCAGCACCAAACCGTAGGAGACATACATAGG GAGCTCCTTCAGGAGTTTGATGATTCCAACAGAAACGGTACCATGCCCGTGGTCAGCTCCAGCCAACCAAATCAGGTCCTGGAGCTAGGCTCCACCCAAAAGGATCTTGTTGACCAATCGGGGACGAGTGTCAACGAGGCCGAGGCTACAGAGAAGAAGCCGGGGAAGGGGTGTGGCCTGACGTCGTTTAGGAACGCGTCACGGCGTGCGGTGTCTGTGTTCAGTGTAGAGAACCCTCACAACATCGACCGCCACGCTCGCACCGTGTTCCCCCTCACCTTCCTGGCGGTTAATGTCTTCTACTGGCTCTACTATCTCTTCATCTGA